The Bradyrhizobium sp. WBAH42 genome includes a window with the following:
- a CDS encoding ABC transporter ATP-binding protein — MSDPILSVHNLVGGYGKMTILNGTTFAVPSATITTIIGPNGAGKSTVFKAIFGLLKLREGKISFAGRDVTSLSQRALLNAGICYVPQGRNIFPELSVRHNIELGGVAADKGLDLPKRIEAALDLFPALRRKSAQQASTLSGGEQKQLEIARSLLLEPKLVLVDEPSIGLSPLMVQQTFDILKSLRDRGVTILMIEQNARSALEISDIGIVLELGQTRMVDDARRILNDPRIGQLFLGGAMEESAA; from the coding sequence ATGAGCGACCCGATCCTCTCTGTCCACAATCTCGTCGGCGGCTACGGCAAGATGACGATCTTGAACGGCACGACGTTTGCCGTTCCTTCAGCCACGATCACGACGATCATCGGCCCGAACGGCGCCGGCAAGTCGACCGTGTTCAAGGCGATCTTCGGCCTGCTCAAGCTGCGTGAGGGCAAGATCAGCTTCGCCGGCCGCGATGTCACCAGTTTGAGCCAGCGCGCGCTGCTCAATGCCGGCATCTGCTATGTGCCCCAGGGCCGCAACATCTTCCCCGAGCTGTCGGTGCGCCACAACATCGAGCTCGGCGGCGTCGCGGCCGACAAGGGCCTCGACCTGCCCAAACGGATCGAGGCGGCGCTCGACCTGTTTCCGGCATTGCGGCGCAAGTCCGCGCAGCAGGCCTCGACGCTTTCCGGCGGTGAGCAGAAGCAGCTCGAGATCGCCCGCTCCCTGCTGCTCGAGCCGAAGCTGGTGCTGGTCGACGAGCCTTCGATCGGCCTGTCACCGCTGATGGTGCAGCAGACCTTCGACATCCTCAAGAGCTTGCGCGACCGCGGCGTCACCATCCTGATGATCGAGCAGAACGCACGCTCGGCGCTGGAGATCTCCGACATCGGCATCGTGCTCGAGCTTGGCCAGACCCGCATGGTCGACGACGCCAGGCGCATTTTGAATGATCCGCGCATCGGGCAGCTCTTCCTCGGTGGCGCCATGGAGGAGAGTGCAGCATGA
- a CDS encoding ABC transporter ATP-binding protein, translated as MSAVLEVTDIKKSFGGIHAVNGVSFDVREGEILGLIGPNGCGKSTLFNCILGQLTPTGGEVKLDGQVVTGLRPSELNKLGVSRTFQLLQVFPKLSVRENLILAGQEHQGNMASRLIGRSDAGLTEAANQMIGFFKLDHLADEPAGGLSYGQQKLLDAAMAFMGGPRLVLLDEPAGGVNPSMLADLRERLVAINREKNATFVVIEHNMEFVMSLCSRVMVMAEGKVLAMGRPDEVRKNSAVIEAYLGH; from the coding sequence ATGAGCGCGGTTCTCGAAGTCACCGACATCAAGAAGAGCTTTGGCGGCATTCACGCCGTCAACGGGGTCTCGTTCGACGTGCGCGAGGGCGAGATCCTCGGCCTGATCGGGCCGAACGGCTGCGGCAAGTCCACGCTGTTCAACTGCATCCTCGGCCAGCTCACGCCGACAGGCGGCGAGGTCAAGCTCGACGGGCAGGTCGTCACGGGCCTGCGCCCCTCCGAGCTCAACAAGCTCGGCGTCAGCCGCACCTTCCAGCTGCTGCAGGTGTTCCCAAAGCTGTCGGTGCGCGAGAACCTGATCCTCGCCGGACAGGAGCACCAGGGCAACATGGCCTCGCGCCTGATCGGCCGCTCCGATGCCGGGCTGACCGAGGCCGCCAACCAGATGATCGGCTTCTTCAAGCTCGACCATCTCGCCGACGAGCCAGCCGGTGGTCTCTCCTACGGTCAGCAAAAGCTGCTCGATGCCGCCATGGCCTTCATGGGCGGCCCGCGCCTGGTGCTGCTCGACGAGCCCGCCGGCGGCGTCAACCCGTCGATGCTGGCGGACCTCAGGGAGCGTCTGGTCGCGATCAACCGCGAGAAGAACGCCACCTTCGTCGTGATCGAGCACAACATGGAGTTCGTGATGTCGCTGTGCTCGCGCGTGATGGTGATGGCGGAAGGCAAGGTGCTGGCGATGGGCCGGCCCGACGAGGTCCGCAAGAACTCCGCCGTGATCGAAGCCTATCTCGGACACTAA
- a CDS encoding branched-chain amino acid ABC transporter permease, whose translation MSGFARPLKIALGLAIIAALIIVPMNFNRYGLFILSQWAVMSIAAMGLNLTLGYAGQVSLAQGAFVGIGAYAAAIMTTHGWPLPAAILVAIGLSFAIGWVLGYPALRVQHHYLAFVTLAFSTLAFLVFRNESWLTGGIYGISNIPRPHIFGIATNKPLPFYYVCLGSLAIVSLAVWWLIRSPWGRAFMALRENPLRAQSLGVDTRRYTLMAFAIGSALGGAAGALYAPLTQYIDPVPFNLSLSLDLLLMVIVGGAGFYFGPFLGAMIAVLLPEWLRFTEGYYLMLYAVAVMLLLIWSPTGILGILDRYLAERRTKAASALRAVAKSRLETVQ comes from the coding sequence ATGAGCGGCTTCGCCAGACCCCTGAAGATCGCGCTCGGCCTCGCCATCATCGCCGCGCTGATCATCGTCCCCATGAACTTCAACCGCTACGGCCTGTTCATCCTCAGCCAATGGGCGGTGATGAGCATCGCCGCGATGGGGCTCAATCTCACGCTCGGCTATGCCGGCCAGGTCTCGCTGGCGCAGGGCGCCTTCGTCGGCATCGGCGCCTATGCGGCCGCGATCATGACCACGCATGGCTGGCCGCTGCCGGCGGCGATCCTGGTCGCGATCGGCTTGAGCTTTGCGATCGGCTGGGTGCTCGGCTATCCCGCGCTGCGCGTGCAGCACCATTACCTCGCCTTTGTCACCCTGGCCTTCTCCACCCTGGCCTTCCTGGTGTTCCGCAACGAGAGCTGGCTCACCGGGGGCATCTACGGCATCTCCAACATCCCGCGCCCGCACATCTTCGGCATCGCGACCAACAAGCCGCTGCCGTTCTACTATGTCTGCCTCGGCTCGCTCGCGATCGTCTCATTGGCGGTGTGGTGGCTGATCCGTTCGCCCTGGGGCCGCGCCTTCATGGCGCTGCGGGAAAATCCCTTGCGCGCGCAATCGCTCGGCGTCGACACCCGCCGCTACACGCTGATGGCCTTCGCGATCGGCTCGGCGCTCGGCGGCGCCGCCGGCGCGCTCTACGCGCCCTTGACGCAATATATCGATCCGGTGCCGTTCAACCTGTCGCTCTCGCTCGACCTCCTGCTGATGGTGATCGTCGGCGGCGCCGGCTTCTATTTCGGTCCGTTCCTCGGCGCGATGATCGCGGTGCTGCTACCGGAATGGCTGCGCTTCACGGAAGGCTATTACCTGATGCTCTACGCGGTCGCCGTGATGCTGCTGCTGATCTGGTCGCCGACGGGCATTCTCGGAATCCTCGATCGCTATCTCGCCGAACGCCGCACCAAGGCGGCCTCCGCGCTGCGCGCCGTCGCAAAGTCGCGCCTGGAGACGGTGCAATGA
- a CDS encoding branched-chain amino acid ABC transporter permease produces MSSLFDLLVAGLATGAIYALVAVGFTLLWQTSQTINFAQGEFVMLPAFLMLAAMHVGAPFWLAIILGILLSMILLGLAFKLLLVDPMMRHGVLPLAIATMALAIGIKEAVKQFFSAEASPFPSIVPTGDVSILGHAVSLQSIGVLAVAILAVLGLTTLLNRTSLGHQMQAAAQNPTVARIIGVPVERMILLTFLINAFLVALASLLITPIYLAKFSSGEVLGQAAFIAAIVGGFNQVRGAIVGGLLIGVLDNLAAAYVSTQYRAAVPMIFLIAVILFRPQGLLGRAEERTV; encoded by the coding sequence ATGTCCAGTCTATTCGATCTTCTGGTCGCGGGACTCGCCACCGGCGCGATCTACGCGCTGGTTGCGGTCGGCTTCACGCTGCTGTGGCAGACCTCGCAGACCATCAATTTCGCGCAAGGCGAGTTCGTGATGCTGCCGGCGTTCCTGATGCTCGCGGCGATGCATGTCGGCGCGCCGTTCTGGCTCGCGATCATTCTCGGCATCCTCTTGTCGATGATCCTGCTCGGCCTCGCCTTCAAGCTGCTGCTGGTGGATCCGATGATGCGCCACGGCGTGCTGCCGCTCGCGATCGCGACCATGGCGCTCGCGATCGGCATCAAGGAGGCCGTCAAGCAGTTCTTCAGCGCCGAGGCTTCGCCGTTCCCCTCGATCGTGCCGACCGGCGACGTCTCCATCCTCGGCCATGCCGTGTCGCTGCAGAGCATCGGCGTGCTCGCGGTCGCCATTCTCGCCGTTCTCGGCCTGACCACGCTGCTGAACCGCACCTCGCTCGGCCACCAGATGCAGGCGGCGGCGCAGAACCCGACGGTGGCGCGCATCATCGGCGTGCCGGTCGAGCGCATGATCCTGCTGACCTTCCTGATCAACGCCTTCCTCGTCGCGCTGGCCTCGCTGCTGATCACGCCGATCTACCTCGCAAAATTCTCGTCCGGTGAGGTGCTGGGCCAGGCCGCCTTCATCGCCGCGATCGTCGGCGGCTTCAACCAGGTGCGCGGCGCGATCGTCGGCGGCCTCTTGATCGGCGTGCTCGACAATCTCGCGGCGGCCTATGTCTCGACGCAGTACCGCGCCGCCGTGCCGATGATCTTCCTGATCGCCGTCATCCTGTTCCGGCCGCAGGGCTTGCTCGGCCGTGCCGAGGAGCGCACCGTATGA
- a CDS encoding ABC transporter substrate-binding protein has protein sequence MKSTLVVGALLTVITATGAFGQAIKLANVAELSGGGATVGTNWKNGIDLAIEEINAKGGVLGRKLEVSHADSQSNPGVARAQVQKALDAEPYVLLGPGYSGSVKVTAPLAAEAGIAQIMGGEAAELTQGGNKFLFRTSFGQQSSMPKVAKYIHDEMKAKTVAVVWVNNDFGRGGRDVMIKELDRLGSKVVADLSTEAGQADFAADVGKIKAANPDAVFVYLNEEESARILKELKRQGVTAPLMGETTLIGQKVIELAGDAANGARGHVGLTTDAPVDLIKAFREKFSKKYNYVPDHNGLKGYLAVYMVKATTEKMGKVDPKKFADTLHGLTIKAADEPGILMDVTFSDTGDIDRQSFLVEVVEGKQVVKQVLPKVK, from the coding sequence ATGAAATCAACGCTAGTGGTGGGCGCATTGCTCACCGTCATCACTGCAACGGGCGCCTTTGGCCAAGCGATCAAGCTCGCCAATGTCGCGGAGCTCTCGGGCGGCGGCGCCACCGTCGGCACGAACTGGAAGAACGGCATCGATCTCGCGATCGAGGAGATCAACGCCAAGGGCGGCGTGCTCGGCCGCAAGCTCGAGGTCAGCCACGCCGACTCGCAGTCCAACCCGGGGGTGGCGCGCGCCCAGGTGCAGAAGGCGCTCGACGCCGAGCCCTATGTGCTGCTCGGACCCGGCTATTCCGGCTCGGTGAAGGTGACCGCGCCGCTCGCGGCCGAAGCCGGCATCGCGCAGATCATGGGCGGCGAAGCCGCCGAGCTGACGCAAGGCGGCAACAAGTTCCTGTTCCGCACTTCGTTCGGCCAGCAATCCTCGATGCCGAAGGTCGCAAAGTACATCCACGACGAGATGAAGGCCAAGACGGTCGCGGTGGTCTGGGTCAACAACGACTTCGGCCGCGGCGGGCGCGACGTGATGATCAAGGAGCTCGACCGGCTCGGCTCCAAGGTCGTCGCCGATCTCTCCACCGAGGCGGGCCAGGCCGACTTCGCCGCCGACGTCGGCAAGATCAAGGCCGCCAATCCCGATGCCGTGTTCGTCTACCTGAATGAAGAAGAGAGCGCGCGCATCCTGAAGGAGCTGAAGCGCCAGGGCGTCACCGCGCCGCTGATGGGCGAGACCACGCTGATCGGCCAGAAGGTGATCGAGCTCGCCGGCGATGCCGCCAACGGCGCGCGCGGCCATGTCGGCCTCACCACCGACGCGCCGGTCGACCTGATCAAGGCGTTCCGCGAGAAGTTCTCCAAGAAGTACAATTACGTCCCTGATCATAACGGCCTGAAGGGCTACCTCGCCGTCTACATGGTGAAGGCCACCACCGAGAAGATGGGCAAGGTCGACCCGAAGAAGTTCGCCGACACGCTGCACGGTCTCACCATCAAGGCCGCGGACGAGCCGGGCATCCTGATGGACGTCACCTTCAGCGACACCGGCGACATCGACCGCCAGAGCTTCCTGGTCGAGGTGGTCGAGGGCAAGCAGGTGGTGAAGCAGGTGCTGCCCAAGGTGAAGTGA
- a CDS encoding shikimate dehydrogenase — protein sequence MSKRGYAASKKLLTGLIGAPIAHSASPAMHERAAEALGLRGHYQLIEVAGADAAGLRMMLEGVRRLGFAGVNVTYPYKEAVVPLLDALAPGAASMGAVNTVVVRDGRLTGHNTDTTGFARAVMPLLASSGNAVAVIGAGGVGKAIAFALASLKVADIRILDSEPARAEKLAALLASRGARVATSVEDALEGATGLVNGTPVGMLPNRDTPVPVGLLRADLWVADAVYSPLITPLLAAAREKGARIMTGRELAIYQAADAFELFTGLAPSTEIMGEAFDAVMAARSAAYQAA from the coding sequence ATGTCGAAACGCGGATACGCCGCCAGCAAGAAGCTCCTCACCGGCCTGATCGGCGCGCCGATCGCGCATTCCGCGTCCCCCGCCATGCACGAGCGCGCCGCCGAGGCGCTCGGCCTGCGCGGCCATTACCAGCTCATCGAGGTCGCCGGCGCCGATGCGGCCGGGCTGCGCATGATGCTGGAGGGCGTCCGGCGGCTCGGCTTTGCCGGCGTCAATGTCACCTACCCCTATAAGGAAGCGGTCGTGCCGCTGCTCGACGCACTGGCGCCAGGCGCGGCCAGCATGGGCGCGGTCAACACCGTCGTCGTCCGGGATGGCCGGCTGACCGGCCACAACACCGACACCACGGGTTTTGCGCGGGCGGTGATGCCGTTGCTGGCGTCGTCCGGCAACGCCGTCGCCGTGATCGGCGCCGGCGGCGTCGGCAAGGCCATCGCGTTTGCGCTGGCGAGCCTGAAAGTAGCCGACATCCGCATTCTCGACAGCGAGCCGGCGCGCGCCGAGAAACTGGCCGCCCTGCTCGCCTCGCGCGGCGCCCGCGTCGCCACCAGCGTCGAGGACGCCCTCGAGGGCGCGACCGGTCTCGTCAACGGCACGCCGGTCGGCATGCTGCCGAACCGTGACACGCCGGTTCCGGTGGGGCTGCTCAGGGCGGACCTTTGGGTCGCCGACGCCGTCTATTCGCCCTTGATCACGCCGCTGCTGGCCGCAGCGCGAGAGAAAGGCGCCCGGATCATGACCGGCCGCGAGCTCGCGATTTACCAGGCCGCCGACGCCTTCGAACTGTTCACAGGCCTTGCCCCATCGACCGAGATCATGGGAGAGGCTTTTGACGCCGTGATGGCTGCGCGCAGCGCGGCCTATCAGGCAGCTTGA
- a CDS encoding LysR family transcriptional regulator: MMTLRQVEVIRAVMVTGTIGGAAKLLNVSAPGISRLVKYTERSLGIRFFQRQNGRYFPTPEAENIFEQINGVYKKVDDLSEIISKIGRGGLSELRIGSVPSISQVMVPRAIERVRRRYPDLGIDINILKLEEAIDYLMLGRGECVAMSYRLEHSGLDFMPLASGELYCIVPPGHELSGRKQVSAAEITRYPLIGIDPNDPYGRIMAEIFARHRLDYNITIRARFGTTVCALVKAGLGIAIIDQFTVAHGGYPGIELLKIAEPTRFDTYVAVKRGTPLSLHAEYFIEALRTEMRAVEPSRGSGKAAPARGRRK, translated from the coding sequence ATGATGACGCTGCGCCAGGTCGAAGTGATCCGTGCCGTGATGGTGACGGGCACCATTGGCGGTGCGGCGAAGCTGCTCAACGTCTCGGCGCCGGGGATCAGCCGCCTCGTCAAATACACCGAGCGCTCGCTCGGCATCCGCTTCTTCCAGCGCCAGAATGGGCGCTACTTCCCGACGCCGGAAGCCGAGAACATTTTCGAGCAGATCAACGGCGTCTACAAGAAGGTCGACGACCTCTCCGAGATCATCTCCAAGATCGGCCGCGGCGGCCTCTCGGAATTACGCATCGGCTCGGTGCCGAGCATCTCGCAGGTGATGGTGCCGCGCGCGATCGAGCGCGTCCGCCGCCGCTATCCCGATCTCGGCATCGACATCAACATCCTCAAGCTCGAGGAAGCCATCGACTACCTGATGCTCGGCCGCGGCGAGTGCGTGGCGATGAGCTATCGGCTCGAGCATTCCGGGCTCGACTTCATGCCGCTCGCCTCGGGCGAGCTCTATTGCATCGTGCCGCCGGGCCACGAGCTCTCCGGCCGCAAGCAGGTCTCGGCCGCCGAGATCACGCGCTATCCACTGATCGGCATCGATCCCAACGATCCCTATGGCCGCATCATGGCCGAGATCTTCGCGCGCCATCGGCTCGACTACAACATCACCATCCGCGCGCGCTTCGGCACCACCGTCTGCGCGCTGGTGAAGGCGGGGCTCGGCATCGCCATCATCGACCAGTTCACGGTGGCCCATGGCGGCTATCCCGGCATCGAGCTCTTGAAGATCGCCGAGCCGACGCGGTTCGACACCTATGTTGCGGTCAAGCGCGGCACGCCGCTGTCTCTGCACGCCGAATACTTCATCGAGGCGCTGCGCACCGAGATGCGCGCGGTCGAGCCGTCCCGCGGCAGTGGCAAGGCCGCCCCGGCCCGCGGACGAAGGAAGTAA
- a CDS encoding LuxR family transcriptional regulator, translating into MSAVDYGREALDFIEGLAAHTKVSDAMDALATAFGRYGFEHIIVTGLPNPEQRFSQMVLAKKWPAEWFSLYTEKSYDRVDPVVRKCRQTVNPFEWSEAPYDPELEPGAVEVMRRAADFRMSRGFVVPIHGLTGYEAGVSLGGVHLDLNARSKPALHLIGMYGFDHIRRLLEPVPHPSTRLTPREREVIAWASQGKSAWEIGEILHITQRTAEEHLATAARKLGAVNRTHAVAIAIRHRIITP; encoded by the coding sequence ATGTCCGCCGTTGATTATGGCCGGGAGGCGCTCGATTTCATCGAAGGGCTCGCAGCCCATACCAAGGTTTCGGACGCCATGGACGCGCTTGCAACCGCGTTCGGTCGCTACGGTTTCGAACATATCATCGTGACGGGCTTGCCGAATCCCGAGCAGCGCTTTTCCCAGATGGTGCTTGCCAAGAAGTGGCCGGCGGAGTGGTTCAGCCTCTATACCGAAAAGAGCTACGACCGGGTCGATCCCGTGGTTCGCAAATGCCGGCAGACGGTGAACCCTTTCGAATGGTCCGAAGCGCCGTACGATCCGGAGCTGGAGCCCGGTGCGGTCGAGGTGATGCGGCGCGCAGCCGATTTTCGCATGTCGCGCGGCTTCGTCGTGCCGATCCACGGCTTGACTGGCTATGAGGCCGGCGTCTCGCTCGGCGGCGTCCACCTCGATCTCAATGCGCGCAGCAAGCCGGCGCTGCACCTGATCGGGATGTACGGCTTCGATCACATCCGCCGTTTGCTGGAGCCGGTGCCGCATCCGTCCACGCGTCTTACCCCCCGCGAGCGCGAGGTGATCGCCTGGGCCTCGCAAGGCAAGTCTGCCTGGGAAATCGGCGAGATCCTGCACATCACGCAACGCACCGCCGAAGAGCATCTTGCAACTGCTGCGCGCAAGCTCGGCGCCGTCAACCGGACGCATGCGGTCGCCATCGCGATCCGCCACAGAATCATCACTCCCTGA
- a CDS encoding acyl-homoserine-lactone synthase, with translation MIHVISCVNRHLYEDVLEQHFRIRHEIFVEERKWEALRKPDGREIDTYDNEDAVYLLALENRRVLGGSRLYPTTRPTMMSEVFPHLAAVRGCPADPLVWEWSRFFVTRERRDGEFNLQLMAAAQEFCLDQGIERLCLVMETWWLPRFHDIGFVVTPLGLPALVENSWTMAATIEMRQESLDVVRDRIGMTSIVQQDGPRIDCIARANLRGHAAAQRKSA, from the coding sequence ATGATTCATGTGATTTCTTGCGTCAATCGGCACCTATACGAGGACGTTCTCGAACAGCATTTCCGAATTCGTCACGAGATTTTCGTCGAGGAGCGGAAATGGGAGGCGCTTCGCAAGCCCGATGGCCGCGAGATCGACACCTACGACAACGAGGACGCGGTCTACCTGCTGGCTCTCGAAAACCGCCGTGTGCTCGGCGGCTCCCGCCTGTATCCGACCACCCGGCCGACGATGATGAGCGAGGTTTTCCCGCATCTCGCCGCGGTGCGCGGTTGCCCTGCGGACCCGCTGGTCTGGGAGTGGTCGCGCTTCTTCGTCACGCGCGAGCGCCGCGATGGCGAGTTCAATTTACAATTGATGGCGGCCGCGCAGGAATTCTGTCTCGATCAGGGCATCGAACGGCTCTGCCTCGTCATGGAGACGTGGTGGTTGCCGCGGTTCCACGACATCGGATTTGTCGTGACGCCGTTGGGATTGCCGGCGCTGGTGGAGAATTCCTGGACCATGGCGGCGACCATCGAGATGCGCCAGGAGTCGCTCGATGTCGTGCGCGACCGTATTGGGATGACGAGCATCGTCCAGCAGGACGGTCCGCGGATCGACTGCATCGCCCGTGCCAACCTCCGCGGTCATGCTGCCGCGCAACGAAAGAGCGCCTGA
- a CDS encoding branched-chain amino acid ABC transporter permease: MLLVVEQFLNGLQFGLLLFLLAAGLTLVFGIMDLVNLAHGSLYMMGAYFAATFAAWTGSFLLGALMALGATLVLGIVLEVTALRHLYGRDHLDHVLATFGLILFFNEAVRLIWGPAGLALPLPAWLTVPVPILPGIHYPAYRLAIIAVALLVALLLYLGVMRTRIGMLIRAGASNREMIGALGINIKLLYTLVFGLGAALAGLAGLMQAPILTVQIGMGENILILAFVIIVIGGIGSIRGAFLAAIFVGMIDTLGRAFLPNLLRQVLSGAAASTAAPALSSMLIYLLMAIVLVVRPEGLFPANRR; encoded by the coding sequence ATGCTGCTCGTCGTCGAACAATTCTTGAATGGGCTGCAGTTCGGCCTGCTGCTGTTCCTGCTCGCCGCCGGCCTGACGCTGGTGTTCGGGATCATGGATCTCGTCAACCTTGCGCACGGCTCGCTCTACATGATGGGCGCCTATTTCGCCGCGACCTTCGCGGCGTGGACCGGCAGCTTCCTGCTCGGCGCGCTGATGGCGCTGGGAGCCACGCTCGTGCTCGGCATCGTGCTGGAGGTGACGGCGCTGCGGCATCTCTACGGCCGCGACCATCTCGACCACGTGCTCGCGACCTTCGGCCTGATCCTGTTCTTCAATGAAGCCGTGCGGCTGATCTGGGGCCCGGCGGGCCTGGCGTTGCCGCTGCCGGCCTGGCTCACGGTGCCGGTGCCAATCCTGCCCGGCATTCATTATCCCGCCTATCGGCTCGCCATCATCGCGGTGGCGCTGCTGGTCGCGCTCCTGCTCTATCTCGGCGTGATGCGCACCCGCATCGGCATGCTGATCCGCGCCGGCGCCTCCAACCGCGAGATGATCGGTGCGCTCGGCATCAACATCAAGCTGCTCTACACGCTGGTGTTCGGCCTGGGCGCCGCGCTCGCGGGCCTCGCCGGCCTGATGCAGGCGCCGATCCTCACCGTGCAGATCGGCATGGGCGAGAACATCCTGATCCTCGCCTTCGTCATCATCGTCATCGGCGGCATCGGCTCGATCCGCGGCGCCTTCCTCGCCGCGATCTTCGTCGGCATGATCGACACGCTCGGCCGCGCCTTCCTGCCGAACCTGCTCCGCCAGGTGCTGAGCGGCGCCGCCGCGTCCACCGCCGCACCCGCGCTGTCCTCCATGCTGATCTATCTCCTGATGGCGATCGTGCTGGTGGTAAGGCCGGAGGGGCTGTTTCCGGCCAACCGTCGATGA
- a CDS encoding branched-chain amino acid ABC transporter permease: MKGLSVSKAVTALMLAGLVLLPLYSQLSGNIFILTLFTRIIILALAAASLNLIMGFGGMMSFGHAAYLGIGGYAVGMLAQEGLGSGFIQFPVALAASAIYALVIGALSLRTRGVYFIMITLAFAQMAYYVASGLARYGGDDGLTIYNRSDFSGLINLGNRVQFYYLCLACLFGVVFLIWRIVNSRFGLVVQGLRSNEQRMQAIGFPAKRYKLVCFVISGTMCGLAGALLANNTDFVSPAVMYWTRSGDLMVMVILGGMGTLFGPIMGAVVFLLLEEFLSQITEYWALIMGPLLLLIVLFGRGGIMGVLGRAGRG, encoded by the coding sequence ATGAAGGGTTTGAGCGTGAGCAAGGCCGTCACGGCCCTGATGCTGGCGGGCCTCGTGCTGCTGCCGCTCTATTCGCAGCTGTCCGGCAACATCTTCATCCTGACGCTGTTCACCCGCATCATCATCCTGGCGCTGGCGGCCGCGAGCCTCAACCTGATCATGGGGTTTGGCGGCATGATGAGCTTCGGCCATGCCGCCTATCTCGGCATCGGCGGCTACGCCGTCGGCATGCTCGCGCAGGAAGGCTTAGGTTCCGGCTTCATCCAGTTTCCGGTCGCGCTCGCCGCGTCTGCGATCTATGCGCTCGTGATCGGCGCGCTCTCGCTTCGCACCCGCGGCGTCTACTTCATCATGATTACGCTGGCCTTCGCGCAGATGGCCTATTACGTCGCCTCGGGGCTGGCGCGTTACGGCGGCGACGACGGCCTCACGATCTACAATCGCAGCGACTTCTCCGGTCTCATCAATCTCGGCAATCGCGTGCAGTTCTACTATCTCTGCCTCGCCTGCCTGTTCGGCGTCGTCTTCCTGATCTGGCGCATCGTCAATTCGCGCTTCGGTCTCGTGGTGCAGGGCCTGCGCTCCAACGAGCAGCGCATGCAGGCGATCGGCTTCCCGGCCAAGCGCTACAAGCTGGTCTGCTTCGTCATATCGGGTACCATGTGTGGCTTGGCCGGCGCGCTGCTCGCCAACAACACCGATTTCGTCAGCCCGGCCGTGATGTACTGGACCCGCTCCGGCGACCTCATGGTGATGGTGATCCTCGGCGGTATGGGCACGTTGTTCGGCCCGATCATGGGTGCGGTGGTGTTCCTGCTGCTGGAGGAGTTCCTGTCGCAGATCACCGAATATTGGGCGCTGATCATGGGGCCGCTGCTGCTGCTCATCGTGCTGTTCGGCCGCGGCGGCATCATGGGCGTGCTCGGGAGGGCTGGCCGTGGCTGA
- a CDS encoding ABC transporter ATP-binding protein has translation MAEPLLRVEKLVRRFGGIIATDNVSLDVASGELHAIIGPNGAGKTTLISQLTGHLAPHSGSVSLAGRDITHLPAYRRCALGLARSFQITSLLLDFTAADNVALAAQAHAGTSFRFFANARKERPLRDAAHAALDRVGLGHRADVVVNRLSHGERRELELAVALASKPKLLLLDEPMAGLGVTESQRMVKLLQELRKEVSIVLVEHDMPAVFALADRISVLVYGRVIASGDPAAIRANEDVKRAYLGDQHVVTHHD, from the coding sequence GTGGCTGAACCCTTGCTCCGCGTCGAAAAGCTGGTGCGCCGCTTCGGCGGCATCATCGCGACCGACAACGTCTCGCTCGACGTCGCATCCGGCGAGCTGCACGCCATCATCGGCCCGAACGGTGCCGGCAAGACCACGCTGATCAGCCAGCTCACCGGACATCTCGCGCCGCATTCCGGCAGCGTCTCGCTGGCGGGGCGGGACATTACCCACTTGCCGGCATATCGCCGCTGCGCGCTCGGTCTTGCGCGTTCGTTCCAGATCACCTCGCTGCTGCTCGACTTCACCGCCGCCGACAATGTCGCGCTGGCGGCGCAGGCGCATGCCGGCACCTCGTTTCGCTTCTTCGCCAACGCGCGCAAGGAGCGACCCTTGCGCGATGCCGCACACGCCGCGCTCGACCGCGTCGGTCTCGGCCATCGGGCCGATGTCGTGGTGAACAGGCTCAGCCATGGCGAGCGTCGCGAGCTCGAGCTTGCCGTTGCGCTCGCCAGCAAGCCGAAGCTGCTGCTGCTGGACGAGCCGATGGCCGGCCTCGGTGTCACCGAATCCCAGCGCATGGTGAAGCTGCTCCAGGAGCTGCGGAAGGAGGTCTCGATCGTGCTGGTCGAGCATGACATGCCGGCGGTGTTCGCGCTCGCCGACCGCATCTCGGTGCTGGTCTATGGCCGCGTCATCGCCTCCGGCGATCCGGCCGCGATCCGGGCCAACGAAGACGTCAAGCGCGCCTATCTCGGCGATCAGCACGTGGTGACGCATCATGACTGA